The Caloenas nicobarica isolate bCalNic1 chromosome 15, bCalNic1.hap1, whole genome shotgun sequence genome includes a region encoding these proteins:
- the TLDC2 gene encoding TLD domain-containing protein 2, translating into MRGLRARYRLLPDQDEELPEGRGDAAGEEQRGWEGAPAAPTPEEPCRLVLSAPSCILRDSEIQELGAHLPPRLTQQPWHLLYCTARDGFSLRSLYRCGGQTGSPALLLIRDTEAQAFGAFSATTFRCSNGFYGTGETFLFSFSPELKVFRWTGRNDFFMKGDVDLLMLGGGSGRFGLWLDGDLHHGGSHHCETFNNETLSPREEFCVQDLEVWGLA; encoded by the exons ATGAGGGGGCTCCGCGCCCGCTACCGCCTCCTG CCTGACCAGGATGAGGAGCTGCCCGAGGGACGCGGGGACgcagctggagaggagcagcggggctgggagggagccccagcagcccccacgCCGGAGGAGCCGTGCAGGCTGGTGCTGAGCGCGCCGAGCTGCATTCTGCGGGACAGCGAGATCCAGGAG CTGGGTGCCCACCTGCCCCCCCGGCTGACGCAGCAGCCCTGGCACCTGCTGTACTGCACCGCCCGGGACGGCTTCAGCCTGCGGAGCCTGTACCGCTGCGGGGGCCAGAcgggctccccagccctgctgctcatCAGGGACACAGAGGCTCAG GCCTTCGGTGCCTTCTCTGCCACCACCTTTCGCTGCAGCAATGGCTTCTACGGGACAGGAGAgaccttcctcttctccttctccccgGAGCTGAAG GTGTTCAGGTGGACGGGCAGGAACGATTTCTTCATGAAAGGGGATGTGGACCTGCTGATGCTCGGTGGGGGCAG CGGCAGATTTGGGCTGTGGCTGGACGGGGACCTGCACCACGGGGGCAGCCACCACTGCGAGACATTCAACAACGAGACCCTCTCGCCGCGGGAGGAGTTCTGCGTCCAGGACCTGGAGGTGTGGGGCCTGGCGTGA